One Alteromonas sp. KC3 DNA segment encodes these proteins:
- a CDS encoding OapA family protein: MRKTIDASKALNLFKKLPKQHRTGLAVASLFLGGLILLPSESVEASRHQEAHILDAGVRYPVELHITPSTDVFSGEEESSWQTYKVRSGDTLAKLFKRAGFTARDVYNVTQAGELAKTLVTLLPGDELSFKANSDGGFGELKYKLSSTETLFVRPSTEENGKTLTAELEKRDVDIRYNFAQGEINSSFWNAAVDAGLTSNQIMNLAGIFGWDIDFAMEIRSGDTFNVVFEEQYIDGEFVGYGDIVAAEFTNQGEQFSAILHEDGTYYTPDGRSMRKSFLRAPVNFRYVSSNFTKARFHPVQKRWKAHRGADYVAAVGTPVMAAGDGKVIKAAYDKYNGHHVFIQHGEKYTTKYLHFKKRAVKVGDTVKQGQTIGYLGSTGMVTGAHLHYEFLVDGVHRNPRTVELPKALPIAKEERERFMEIANLRQEQLDNNKRIMLAMK, from the coding sequence AATTACCAAAGCAGCATAGAACTGGGTTAGCAGTGGCTAGTCTATTTCTAGGCGGGCTTATTCTTTTGCCGTCGGAATCGGTTGAAGCAAGCCGTCATCAAGAAGCACATATTCTTGATGCGGGTGTGCGCTATCCGGTAGAGCTGCATATTACGCCTTCTACAGATGTGTTTAGTGGCGAAGAAGAGTCAAGTTGGCAAACGTACAAGGTACGCAGTGGCGATACGTTGGCTAAACTATTTAAACGTGCAGGGTTTACTGCACGAGACGTTTACAACGTTACCCAAGCGGGAGAACTAGCCAAAACACTTGTTACTTTACTTCCTGGCGATGAGTTGTCATTTAAAGCTAATAGTGACGGTGGCTTTGGTGAACTTAAATATAAGCTTTCGTCTACTGAAACCCTTTTTGTTCGCCCAAGCACAGAGGAAAACGGCAAAACGTTAACCGCTGAGCTAGAGAAACGCGACGTTGATATTCGATATAACTTCGCTCAAGGCGAAATTAATTCAAGTTTCTGGAATGCAGCGGTCGATGCTGGCCTTACTAGCAATCAAATTATGAACCTCGCTGGCATTTTTGGCTGGGATATCGACTTTGCTATGGAAATCCGTTCTGGCGATACCTTCAATGTGGTATTCGAGGAGCAGTACATCGATGGTGAATTTGTTGGCTATGGTGATATTGTAGCGGCGGAATTTACCAACCAAGGCGAGCAATTCAGCGCTATTTTGCATGAAGATGGCACCTACTATACGCCTGATGGTCGTAGCATGCGCAAGAGCTTTTTGCGCGCCCCTGTTAATTTTAGATATGTGAGTTCAAACTTCACGAAAGCGCGCTTCCACCCTGTGCAGAAACGCTGGAAAGCACATCGCGGTGCTGACTATGTGGCCGCAGTGGGCACACCGGTTATGGCTGCTGGTGACGGTAAGGTAATTAAAGCCGCATACGACAAATACAATGGTCATCACGTGTTTATTCAGCACGGTGAAAAATATACGACCAAGTATCTTCATTTTAAGAAGCGTGCAGTGAAAGTTGGTGATACCGTGAAGCAAGGTCAAACCATTGGCTATTTAGGTAGCACAGGAATGGTTACCGGTGCCCATTTGCATTATGAATTTTTGGTTGACGGTGTGCACCGCAACCCTCGTACTGTAGAGTTGCCCAAGGCACTGCCTATTGCCAAAGAAGAGCGCGAGCGCTTTATGGAAATTGCCAACCTTCGACAAGAGCAACTCGATAACAACAAGCGTATTATGCTTGCTATGAAATAG
- a CDS encoding alkene reductase, protein MTDSVLFKPFDWAGQTLKNRMVLAPLTRGRAGPDRVPNKIIGDHYVQRAEAGLIISEATSISEEGNGWVESPGIYTNAMVEGWRSVVNRVHEAGGKMVLQLWHTGRASHSDFHNGDLPLSASAIKIEGDEIHTPKGKKEYEVPRAMTLDDIKRTVADYKKAAINAKAAGFDGVEVHAANGYLINQFLDSRSNQRDDNYGGSLENRYRFLSEVMDAVLSVWPAEQVGVRLSPNGVFNDMGADDFRETFTYVAQQLNALKVGYLHVMDGLAFGFHERGEPMTLAEFRALFDGMLIGNCGYTKEDAEKRISDGDGDMVAFGRPWITNPDLPTRFANDYPLTAFDDPASWYGNSVEGYNDFTTYKEETGKDALEALC, encoded by the coding sequence ATGACAGACTCAGTACTTTTTAAGCCTTTCGATTGGGCTGGCCAAACATTGAAAAATCGAATGGTGCTTGCCCCACTAACACGAGGTCGCGCTGGACCTGACCGTGTACCAAACAAGATTATCGGCGATCACTATGTTCAGCGTGCTGAAGCAGGCCTTATTATTTCAGAAGCAACATCTATCTCTGAAGAAGGGAATGGTTGGGTAGAGTCGCCAGGAATCTATACCAATGCCATGGTCGAAGGTTGGCGCTCGGTAGTAAACCGCGTTCACGAAGCGGGCGGAAAAATGGTATTGCAGTTATGGCATACGGGGCGTGCATCGCACAGTGATTTCCACAATGGCGATTTACCTTTATCGGCGTCTGCAATAAAAATTGAGGGCGATGAAATTCACACCCCCAAAGGTAAAAAAGAGTACGAAGTCCCAAGGGCCATGACGTTGGATGACATTAAGCGCACAGTCGCAGACTACAAAAAAGCAGCTATTAATGCGAAAGCTGCAGGTTTTGACGGCGTTGAAGTGCATGCTGCAAATGGCTATCTAATCAATCAGTTCCTTGACAGCCGAAGTAATCAACGAGATGACAATTATGGTGGCTCACTTGAGAACAGATACCGCTTTTTGTCTGAAGTTATGGATGCGGTGCTAAGTGTATGGCCGGCAGAACAGGTTGGTGTGCGTCTATCACCAAATGGCGTATTTAACGACATGGGCGCTGATGACTTCAGAGAAACCTTCACCTACGTTGCACAACAACTTAATGCGCTCAAGGTGGGATATTTACACGTTATGGACGGACTTGCCTTTGGATTTCACGAACGCGGTGAACCAATGACATTGGCCGAGTTCAGAGCGCTTTTTGATGGCATGCTAATTGGGAACTGTGGCTATACAAAAGAAGACGCGGAAAAACGCATTAGTGATGGTGACGGTGATATGGTGGCCTTTGGCCGACCGTGGATAACTAACCCAGATTTACCTACTCGTTTTGCAAACGATTACCCATTAACCGCATTCGATGATCCTGCTAGCTGGTATGGAAATAGCGTAGAAGGCTACAATGATTTCACTACTTATAAGGAAGAAACAGGCAAAGATGCACTTGAAGCATTATGTTAA
- a CDS encoding anhydro-N-acetylmuramic acid kinase produces MAKYIGLMSGTSMDGVDAVLCEISPSTCTTLAAHTVEYPQELLLALNALCSEGLDELNTLAIADRLVAETFAQAVLGLLNKTNLSANDITAIGSHGQTVRHQPEGKVISAHFSTEALRGFTCQIGDPNTIAALTNIDVIADFRRKDIALGGQGAPLVPAYHNAIFSHDTKYRALVNIGGIANVSLLPPKYSSEPVRGFDTGPGNTLMDRWISLHLNHNFDKDGQWAASGNVSTALLDTLLSDSYFTLPAPKSTGREYFNIDWLSNSLGNFFESAPSHSLPGVGGNMQPVDVQATLLAFTVKTIVNDIKAHLPEQNGANEQSEVIICGGGAFNNALMSMLKQQLAPFQVSDSFFLSIHPQHVEGAAFAWLAHAYLHNIPGNVPEVTGASRSAVLGALFKK; encoded by the coding sequence ATGGCTAAATATATTGGCCTTATGTCAGGTACTAGCATGGACGGTGTTGATGCCGTCCTATGCGAAATATCGCCCTCCACCTGCACAACCCTTGCAGCTCATACTGTCGAGTATCCTCAAGAGTTATTACTTGCACTTAATGCCCTTTGTAGCGAGGGCCTAGACGAGCTAAATACGTTAGCAATTGCTGATAGGCTTGTGGCAGAAACTTTCGCTCAGGCAGTATTAGGGCTGCTTAATAAAACAAATCTATCTGCAAACGATATTACGGCTATTGGTTCACACGGACAAACCGTGCGCCACCAACCGGAAGGTAAAGTGATATCTGCCCATTTTAGTACTGAGGCCTTACGCGGCTTCACCTGCCAAATAGGTGACCCGAATACGATTGCGGCGCTTACCAACATCGATGTTATTGCCGATTTCAGGCGCAAAGACATTGCTTTAGGGGGCCAAGGTGCGCCTCTAGTACCCGCTTATCACAATGCCATATTTTCCCATGATACCAAGTACCGCGCACTGGTAAACATAGGGGGAATTGCCAATGTGTCGTTATTACCTCCCAAATATTCGTCAGAACCAGTTCGTGGTTTCGACACAGGACCTGGCAATACGCTGATGGACAGATGGATTTCGCTTCATTTAAACCATAATTTTGACAAAGATGGGCAATGGGCAGCCTCTGGCAATGTAAGTACAGCGTTACTCGATACACTTTTATCTGATAGTTATTTCACTTTACCAGCCCCTAAAAGCACGGGTAGAGAGTATTTCAACATTGACTGGCTGAGTAACAGCTTAGGCAATTTTTTTGAATCCGCACCATCGCATTCACTCCCCGGTGTTGGTGGAAATATGCAACCTGTTGACGTTCAAGCCACGTTACTTGCGTTCACGGTTAAAACTATCGTTAATGATATAAAAGCGCATTTACCTGAGCAAAACGGCGCAAATGAGCAAAGTGAAGTGATAATATGCGGTGGCGGAGCATTCAACAATGCACTGATGAGCATGCTTAAACAACAGCTAGCGCCATTTCAGGTCAGTGATAGTTTCTTTCTTAGCATACATCCACAGCACGTAGAAGGTGCTGCCTTTGCGTGGCTTGCCCATGCGTATCTACACAACATCCCCGGAAATGTACCAGAGGTCACGGGCGCATCGCGTTCAGCGGTGCTCGGTGCACTGTTTAAAAAGTAG
- a CDS encoding trans-sulfuration enzyme family protein, producing MQSTTQSSINVAHAKVLSPKRNTTVAETTEALVAEQLSHFGIDASSDYGKALANTAHHLYGAQSSVMQLWDITNNTLQGLDKEDRVAYFNAKKFLSFQIAKILDTLQNPFRATYQSLSGGNGSQGHYPLFDNVTALFSATPVVVRTATYVYACTEWVDDAFQGKEFTHQIYSRLLNPTNISLANAIVDMEAGPYAAEYLAWNFNSGMAAIDACLSNVLSHGDVLIVSRNVYGGVYQLLHDYFARSNRMDIQIAWFDGYDKESFAEFMQETKKKHAARLDNGARMHVYLESPCNPHGYVLDVPGICELAHAEGSLVMLDSTLATPVLHQPLQHKNKAARPDYVMHSYTKDLCGSGATTAGVVIGEGHRMFQPKGSNINGVDWSETMFWDVYYIKGAFLDSEKAFDVLNGMKTLEQRMMTKVINTEVFTSFLNAHEQIRVNCHALPQHSNAGLREKQHTHGWPCTLFTVDMAPANLPRDVFTRFFDALEPAFSHQVSIGQNNTIILCPALTSHSELSTEEQKKAGIELTTMRIAMGTDNVKQLIAHFMLAAKHFIEPHAPGFCNKFMAMDDIDTLYLSVSERVCAQHFGSKPSMASLMKGHD from the coding sequence ATGCAGTCTACTACGCAGTCTTCAATAAACGTTGCACACGCTAAAGTGCTATCACCAAAACGTAACACTACTGTTGCCGAAACTACAGAGGCACTGGTGGCCGAACAGCTTTCTCATTTTGGTATCGATGCATCAAGTGATTACGGCAAAGCGCTTGCTAATACCGCACACCATTTGTACGGCGCACAATCAAGTGTGATGCAATTGTGGGACATTACCAACAATACACTGCAAGGACTCGATAAAGAGGACAGAGTAGCTTATTTTAACGCCAAAAAGTTCCTTTCTTTCCAAATAGCGAAAATATTAGACACACTGCAAAACCCCTTTAGAGCAACCTATCAGAGTTTATCTGGTGGCAACGGTTCGCAAGGTCATTACCCGCTGTTTGATAACGTTACTGCATTGTTTTCAGCAACCCCTGTTGTGGTGCGCACGGCGACTTACGTGTATGCCTGTACCGAATGGGTAGATGACGCTTTTCAGGGTAAAGAGTTTACTCACCAAATTTATTCGCGTCTTCTCAACCCAACAAATATCTCTTTGGCAAACGCGATTGTTGATATGGAAGCAGGCCCTTATGCTGCAGAGTATTTAGCGTGGAACTTTAACTCAGGCATGGCTGCAATTGATGCGTGTTTGTCGAACGTATTGAGTCATGGTGATGTATTGATTGTATCGCGTAATGTGTATGGTGGTGTTTATCAATTACTGCATGATTATTTTGCTCGTAGTAATCGAATGGATATTCAAATCGCGTGGTTTGATGGTTACGACAAAGAAAGCTTTGCCGAATTTATGCAAGAAACCAAAAAGAAACATGCTGCGCGTTTGGACAACGGCGCTCGTATGCATGTGTATCTAGAGTCGCCATGTAACCCACATGGCTACGTACTCGATGTCCCAGGTATTTGTGAGCTTGCGCACGCTGAAGGCTCGCTGGTTATGCTTGATTCGACGCTAGCGACGCCTGTGCTGCATCAGCCTCTTCAGCACAAAAACAAAGCAGCAAGACCCGATTATGTTATGCACAGCTACACCAAAGACTTGTGTGGTAGCGGCGCGACTACTGCTGGTGTTGTTATCGGCGAAGGCCACAGAATGTTCCAGCCCAAAGGCAGTAATATTAATGGGGTAGATTGGTCTGAAACCATGTTCTGGGATGTGTACTACATCAAGGGCGCATTCTTAGATTCAGAAAAAGCCTTTGATGTGCTTAACGGTATGAAGACGCTAGAACAGCGCATGATGACAAAGGTCATCAATACCGAGGTGTTTACTTCTTTCCTTAATGCACACGAACAAATTCGCGTTAACTGTCATGCATTGCCACAGCACAGCAACGCGGGCCTGCGTGAAAAACAGCATACACACGGTTGGCCTTGCACGCTATTTACGGTCGATATGGCACCAGCGAATTTACCTCGAGATGTGTTCACGCGTTTCTTTGATGCGTTAGAGCCTGCCTTTAGTCACCAAGTGAGTATTGGACAGAACAACACCATCATACTTTGCCCTGCCTTAACGTCGCATTCTGAATTAAGTACAGAAGAGCAAAAGAAAGCGGGTATCGAGCTTACTACCATGCGTATTGCGATGGGTACGGACAACGTTAAACAGCTTATTGCGCATTTCATGTTGGCGGCGAAACACTTTATCGAACCTCATGCCCCCGGTTTCTGTAACAAGTTTATGGCCATGGATGACATCGACACCTTATATCTGAGCGTTAGTGAGCGCGTGTGTGCCCAGCATTTTGGTAGTAAGCCAAGTATGGCATCACTGATGAAAGGGCATGACTAA
- a CDS encoding SRPBCC family protein produces MHQFKIDVTLDASLPFVFAAFHEPEYLSEWFAPGDCVVTQIMSDFKEGGRYRIKLMEPSGVEMSLTGEYTTILANEQLTFSWAWEDDLEDSVMTSVDIHFEKTEEGYVRLVLVQSGFANKEECQQHNHAWMSCLEKLAVLANQKTGFN; encoded by the coding sequence ATGCACCAGTTTAAAATAGATGTCACATTAGATGCATCATTACCCTTTGTTTTTGCGGCATTTCATGAACCTGAATATTTATCAGAATGGTTTGCGCCAGGCGATTGCGTTGTGACACAAATCATGAGTGATTTTAAAGAAGGGGGGCGTTACCGCATTAAGCTGATGGAGCCTAGCGGTGTGGAAATGTCATTAACAGGGGAATACACGACGATTTTGGCCAATGAGCAATTGACCTTTTCGTGGGCGTGGGAAGATGACTTAGAAGACTCTGTGATGACGTCGGTAGACATTCATTTTGAAAAGACTGAAGAAGGATATGTAAGGCTGGTGCTAGTGCAAAGTGGCTTTGCTAACAAAGAAGAGTGTCAGCAGCACAATCATGCCTGGATGTCGTGTCTTGAAAAACTGGCGGTGTTAGCCAATCAGAAAACAGGGTTTAACTGA